One Candidatus Thioglobus autotrophicus genomic window, GACCCTTTTACTTTCGGGCGTATCGCCGCAACTAACGCTATTAGTGATATTTACGCCATGGGTGGCACGCCACTGATGGCCATTGCAATTTTTGGCTGGCCAATTGACAAGTTAGCGCCCGAGGTAGGCAGACAAGTCATTGAAGGTGGACGTAGTGTTTGCGCGGCAGCCGGTATTTCTTTAGCAGGTGGGCATAGTATTGACGCACCTGAGCCTATTTTTGGCTTAGCAGTAACGGGCAAAGTTAGCATTAAACACCTTAAAGAAAACTCCAAGACACAAGTGGGTGACAAAATCTACCTAACCAAACCTTTGGGAATTGGCATTCTAACCACAGCGCAAAAACAAAAGAAAATCACCATCGAGGATGAAACTCGAGCCATTAACACCATGTGTGAATTAAACGATATTGGTGCCAAACTAGCCAAAATTAGTGGCGTTAACGCCATTACCGATGTCACTGGATTTGGCCTGGGCGGTCATTTAGTTGAAGTTTGCCAAGGTTCTAAAGTATCTGCTATTATCGATTATCAAAAAGTACCCACTTTACCCAATATTCAACACTACTTAGCCAATGGCTGTTCACCAGGTGGCGCTCAGAGAAACTTTGATAGCTACGGCCAACACCTAAGCTCGATGAGCGATGAAGTGCAATCTATTATTTGCGACCCACAAACCAGTGGCGGATTGCTGATCATGGTTAATGATGAGGCGCGCTCAGAATTTGAACAGCTTATGCACTCAGAAGGCTTTACTCTGGAAGCCATTGGTGAAATGATCGATCTTAACCAAACTACTGTACAAATTAATGCCTAAATCTCTGACCCAAATTGAAGATTTTTATTCTTTGGTTGTTAACAACACCCCTATGTTTGACACGCGTGCACCGATTGAATTTGCCCAAGGTGCTTTTCCACATACGCACAGCTTGCCACTCATGAGTGACAAGGAACGAGAGCTGGTGGGCACTTGTTATAAAAATAAAGGCCAAGATAAGGCGATTGAGCTAGGACATGATCTGGTTCAAGGGCAGTCTAAACAAGCTAAAATTGATGCCTGGGTTGACTTTATCCAAAAACACCCCAATGGGGCGTTGTATTGCTTTCGCGGGGGGTTGCGTAGCCAAATCACACAACAGTGGATTTATAAAGCCTCAGGCGTTGATTATCCACGCCTAAAAGGGGGCTATAAAGCATTGCGTCGATATCTGATTGATGAAACTGAACGCATTATGGCGCACATAACGCCAATTGTTATTGGTGGACAAACAGGCTGCGGAAAAACCCTGTTACTTGATCATATTCAGCAAATGATTGATTTAGAAGGTTTGGCTAATCATAGAGGTTCTGCATTTGGCAATACCACCACCGCCCAGCCCACACAAATCGCCTTTGAAAACGAGCTGGCCATTGAGTTGATTAAAAAACAAAACCATACGCATCTAGTATTTGAAGATGAGGGTGCTAATGTCGGCACAGTACACATTCCTGATTGTATTAAAAATAAAACCTCTCAGGCAGATTTAATCCTACTTAATGCTACAACAGATGAGCGTATTCAGGTTAGCATGGACGCCTATGTGACTAATATGTATCAAAATTTCATGCATCAAGATCAGCAAAATGGTTTTAATAATTTTGCTAATTATTGGCTCAAAAGCCTTGAAAAAATTCAAAAAAGGCTGGGGCTTGAGCGCTATAAAATTATGAAAAATCAGGTGGAATCTGCATTAACAATGCATCAAAACACCAACACTTTTGAGGGGTTCTTGCCTGTTGTTGAATCGCTTTTAGTTGATTATTACGATCCCATGTACAACTACCAAATTCAAAAAAAATTAGATCGTGTTGCCTTTAAAGGGAGTGCTTCAGAGGTTATTGAATATTTATACAGTTTATCAATTTCTTGAGCCAATCTTAATATCTGTAATTGGCTTGGATTGGCAAGCTAAAATCTCGCCCTGAGATAAAGGCACTAAGCAATCTTGATGCACCACATCCCCTTGCAATAATAATAACACACAAGAGCCGCAATGCCCTTGGCGACAAGAATGGTTGAGCAATACATTGTGCTCTTCCAGCTCTGTTAGAATCGATTGCTCACCGTACACATAAAGCGATTCGGTTTTGCCGTTAATATTATCAACATCGATTTTAAACATGTTGCTTAATTAGAGCTCAAAGTCACCAAAATCTGTATCGCCTTCATCAAGTGTATTATCAATCGCACTCACTAAATAAGAGGTGATTTCTGTCTCTTGAGGAGCAACTTGAACATTGTCAGAATCTAGCCAATGATTAATCCACGGCAATGGATTACTACGCTCTTCAAATAAAGGTTTAAGGCCAATAGCACTCATGCGTATGTTGGTAATGTATTCTAAATATTGTTTAAGAATTTCAGCATTTAGACCAATCATTGAGCCTTCTCTAAATAAATACTCAGCCCAGTTTTTTTCCTGCTCACAAGCCTCTTTAAACATTTCGATCACTTCACTTTCACACTCAGCAGCAATTATGGTCATCTCAGGATCATCTTTACCATCACGAATAATATTAATAATATGCTGAGTTCCAGTCAAGTGTAGCGCCTCATCACGAGCAATCATCTTGATAATTTTAGCATTACCCTCCATGACTTTACGCTCTGCAAAAGCAAACGAACAAGCAAAGGAAACATAAAAACGCACAGCTTCTAAAATATTCACCGACATAATGGTGAGATACAATTTACGCTTTAAACACTTTAAATCAATCGTAGTCTGCTCACCGTTGAGATCATGCGTACCTGCACCATGTAAAAGATACGCTTGCGAACATTTGATCAGCTCATCGTAATGCTTGGAAACACTCTCAGCACGCTCAATAATTTGCTCTGTTTTCATAATATCATCAAACACCGCACCTGGTTCATTAACAATAGCACGAATAATATGCGTGTATGAGCGTGAGTGAATAGTCTCAGAGAAACTCCAAGTTTCAATCCAGTTTTCCAACTCTGGCAAAGAAACAATTGGCAAAAATGCAATATTAGGACTACGACCTTGCACAGAATCTAGCAAAATTTGATATTGCAAATTAGATAGAAATATATGTTTTTCATTGGGCAGTAACTTGGCGAAATCCATTTTATCTTTAGAAACGTCAATCTCCTCAGGGCGCCAAAAGAAAGACAGTTGCTTCTCAGTCAGCTTCTCAAACATTTCAAACTTTTGCTTATCAAAGCGTGCCACATTAACCGTATCACCAAAAAACATAGGCTGGGTTAAAGTGTCGACAATTTTTTTACTAAAAATACTATAGGACATAATTAATTCCTTTAAAGTTTACAAACGCCATCAGCGCACGCATTATCATCTTCCTTCTCAAGCATATCGTCACCACCACCATCACGAGTCGTATGATAATAAAGTGTCTTAATACCGTATTTATAAGCCTTTAAAAGATCCATTAGAAACAGTTTCATAGGTACACGGTTAGCTTCAAATTGAGAAGGGTCATAATGCGTATTGGTGCTAATCGACTGATCAACAAATTTTTGCATAATGGCGCAAAGCTGAAGGTAGCCTTCATTATCTTTAATATCCCAAAGTAGCTCATACTTATCTTTAAGCGTCTCATAATCTGGCACAATTTGTTTAAGAATGCCGTCTTTAGACTGCTTAACTGATACAAAGCCTCGTGGCGGCTCAATGCCATTGGTTGAATTAGAAATTTGTGAAGAACTTTCACAAGGCATTAGCGCTGTTAGCGTTGAATTGCGCAGACCTGTAGCCACAATATCGCGACGTAACTGATCCCAATCTAGCTTAAGCTTACAATCACAAAAACTATCTACATTTTTCTTGTAAGTGTCAATTGGCATAATGCCTTGTGCGTAATGCGTCTCGTTAAAAGACGGGCACGCGCCTTTTTCAACCGCTAAAATATTAGAAGCTTTAAGAGCGTAATATTGCAAGGCTTCAAAGGCATTATGAATTAATTCATTGCCCGAGCCATCCGAGTACTTGGCATTATTTTTAGCCAAATAATAAGCTAGGTTGGTGACACCAATGCCCAGTGTACGGCGATTCATGCTAGCAATTCTTGCCGCCTTAAGTGGGTAATCTTGATAATCAAGCAGTGAATCTAGTGCACGCACAATAATATCTGTAATATCTTCTAGCTCATCAAGTGACTCTAGAGCGCCTAAATTAACCGCTGATAATGTACACAATGCCACTTCACCATTTTCATCTTGAACCGAATGTAATGGCTTAGTTGGCAGGGTGATTTCCATACAAAGATTAGATTGGCGCACAGGCGCTACTTTTGGATCAAAAGCGCCATGAGTATTACAGTGGTCAACATTTTGTAGGTAAATGCGCCCTGTATTGGCACGCTCTTGCATGAACTTAGAAAATAAATCTCTGGCTTTAACCGTCTCCTTGCGAATTGAATCATCTTGTTCGTAGATTTCATACAAACGTTTAAATTCATCCTGATCTTCAAAAAAACTATCGTATAGACCTGGCACATCATGCGGGGAAAACAAAGTAATATTACCATCCGCTAAAAAACGCTGGTACATTAAACCATTAAATTGCACGCCATAGTCTAGGTGGCGAATTCTATTTTCGTCTGTTCCCGTATTATTTTTTAACACCAATAGACTTTCAACTTCTAAATGCCACAAAGGATAGAAAAGAGTAGCAGCACCACCACGAACACCACCTTGAGAGCAAGACTTTACGGCTGTGTGAAAATGCTTGTAAAAAGGAATACAGCCCGTATGAGTTGCCTCACCATTACGAATAGGACTGCCAATTGCTCTAATTCTGCCTGCATTCACGCCAATACCAGCCCTTTGAGATACATACTTAACAATTGCACCCGCCGCGGCACTAATTGAATCAAGATCATCATCTGCCTCAATTAAAACACAGGATGAAAATTGGCGCGTTGGTGTGCGCACACCCGCCATAATAGGCGTTGGTAGCGAAATTTTAAAATTAGACACGCCATCATAAAAACGTTTAACAATTGACATGCGAGCTTGCGCTTCGTATTCTTGAAACAAACACATACCGACCAGCATATAAAGCTGCTGTGGCGATTCATAAATATCGCCGGTCACTCGGTTTTGAACCAAGTACTTGCCTTCAAGTTGCTTAACAGCAGCATACGAAAATTTCATATCACGCCAATGATCCGTATACTCATCCAACTCTTCAATCTCAGATTGAGTGTATTTATTTAGAATATCTTGATCATAAATACCTAAATCAGTAAACTTTTTTATATGGCTAAAAAGAGTAGGGGGCGTGAAAGATTTGAAAGCTTTCTTGCGCAAATGAAAAATCGCTAATCTAGCAGCCAAATATTGATAATCAGGTACCTCTGTTGAGATTAAATCAGCAGCTGATTTAATAATAGTTTCATGAATATCTTCAGTCTTAATTCCATCAAAAAATGCCAATTGTGCATTAATCTCAACTTGACTCACACTAACGCCTTTGAGATCTTGCGAAGCCCAATGCACAACTCGATGGATTTTCTCCATATCGATCAACTCTTGTTGACCATTGCGCTTAGTGACTTTAATATTTTGATTCATTTGCTCCCCCGAGTAAAAACACTACATATAGTGTTCATAAAAGATAATTGCAACTAAATATAGTGTATTTGGCCTTAATTTGCAAGGGGTGAATTTGGTATTTTTATGAAAAAATCGCCAATTGTTTTGCTACAAAAGGGATTGCGAGATTGAAAAAAAAATAAAAAAATTTAAACATTTTTTTCAAGTAAATCATCACCATTTTAAGATTTCATAATATTACTTTTTGGTAATAAAAAGCGCAAAGCTAAGCATGGCAATAATTGTAAAAATAAGCTGTTAAAAAATTAGCAGAAAATGGCACTTCTGTCTAAAAAAATAACTAAATTGGTGAGGCGATCAATTGAGCTTCATTCAAGCCATTTTCAAGTAAAAATTCACCCAAATAGATTAGTACTTCTCCAGGTGCTGAAATATAGACTTCTGATTGATTAACAATATCATGATCCAAAGAATCATAAATTTGTTTGGCGATTTTATGACAGTCATTTTTATTCGACCGATCAAACTCACAAGCAATAGTTTGATAATGATACTCATCCATCACAGCATGCCAAGATTTGGCATGATTATCAAAATAAGGTACGGGGTCAGTAGCAGGGTAGGCCCAATAAAAATACACAGGGTTAGGCATTTCTAATGAAAAAGTGTGCTCAACTAGGCTTCCAATGGGTGCAAATCCCCCATCCCAAGCAATAAACACCATTGGCTTAGTGGATGCCTCTTTAAGCACGAACACCCCCTTAGGGCCAGTTAGATCAAGCTTATCTTTATCTTTAATCTGTTTAGAAAAAATCAATTGAGAGAATTCATTATCCTTAAGATTTCGAATATGAAATTCAAGATCCATACCATGACATGGGCATGAGGCAATAGGGTAGCGAGAAACCACACCTTTAAAGCTTAGCTCAACATCTTGGCCCGCCATAAATTGCAGGGTTTTAGATCTTGGCGTACGCACGCTAACAATTGCCATCTCATCATTTATAAAGCGAATATTTTTAATCTTAATTTGAATCTCTTGGACAGGAATCGAGCGCACGTCACCAATCAGATCAACCTCAAGCTCAAGTTCAGAGCTCGGTGCATGACAACACATTAAAAACTCTTGATTGTCCAGCTCATCAGCACTTAGTGCATAATCATGGTGTTTAATTTTTTTAATATCGCCTTTAACAAGCTTAGCCTTGCACGCCCCACAAGTGCCATTGCTACACTCATAATGCATTGCCAAACCATGACGCAAACCACCTTCAAGAATCGAATCTGAATCACTACACTCAAAATATTTTTCCTTATCTTGTAGTTTGACTTGGTAAATAGCCGATTTTTTCATTATGCTGAATAGGGGTGGCTGACCAATGGAAATATATTAGATAAAATAGTATTATTTAACATAATATAAATTATACGAACTCATTATAAATGAGGGGAGACAACACTAATAATAGCTTCAATATGATCCTGGCGTGCATTTAGAGCAGAAATATAGCCGAATTTTTGTCCACCTGCTTTCATAAAATATCCGCGATTTTCATCATCAATCTCTTCTAAAGTTTCTAGACAATCTGCTGAGAATCCTGGACAAACCACTTGTACATTCTTAACGCCAGATTGAGCTAAAGATTCTAAGGTGTCTTTAGTATAAGGCTTAGTCCATTCCTCTCGACCAAAAATTGATTGAAAGCTTGCCTGCCATTCACCCTCTTGCAAATTAAGCGATTTGGCCAACAAATCAGCTGTTTGCATGCAATGCTGATAGTATACATCGCCATTATCAACATAGCGCTGAGGAATGCCGTGAAATGAAATTAACAGCTTGTCAGGTACACCATGCTCATCTTGATATTCTTTAATCGAACTGCTCAACGCCTGAAGATAAGCTTTATTTTGGTAATAATGCTCAATAAATACAATTTCAGGCTTACTAGACCAGGTTTTCAGCTCCAAATTAATGGCGTCAAGCGTTGAAAGTGTCGTTGTTTTGGAGTATTGTGGATAAAGTGGCAAAACAATAATTTTGCTACAGCCTCGAGCTTTTAACTTATTCAATGCACTAGCAATAGAAGGATTGCCATACCTCATGCCCATTTCAAACTCAAGGTCTGAGCACTTCTTTGACAAATACTCCTGAACGCCCTTTAGCTGAGATTGAGTAATATTCAATAAAGGGGATCCTGTACCAAAGCTATCCCAAATTTTGGCATAATTAAGTGCTGATTTTTTAGGTCTAATATTTAAGATAACTAAATTTAAAGCCAGCCACCAGATAAATTTATTAGGTGGATCAACAACCCTTGGATCTGATAAAAATTCAGACAAATAGCGCTTTAATGCGGGCTTTGTTGGCTCATCAGGCGTACCTAAATTAGTCAGTAAAATGCCAGTTTTCATGAATTTTTATCCAAATTATCGTCAATAAATTCACGCACAAAATTAGCAGTTTGTGCCGAATGAAAACGATCAACTTCTTGCCCATTGATAAAGGCAATAACGGTCGGAAATCCGCGAACCCCATAACGTCCTGCAATCTTCATATTTTCATCTTCTGCTTCGATTTTTGTTAATAAAAATTGCTTTTCATCATACTCCAAGGATACAGAATTAATAATCGGCTCTAAAATATTACAAGGGCCACACCACTGCGCTGAAATATCCAAAACCACCAATCTATGATGCGACTCACCTAACACAAGTGTGTCAAAATTATCAATATCAACCTCTAAAGCAGCCATAATTAATGACGCCTAATGGTGTTCAAATCAAAGTGCTGGCGCTTATTTTTATTGTAAATAGAAAATACAGCAAGTAGTAATGCAATCAAAAGGGTAATACTTAAATAAATCCAATTATCATTTAGACCATCTACAATAGAGGTGGGATACTCATCTTTAAAGGTGAGATTTTTACTATCAATATCTGTGGAAATTTTTAAAACACTGGTCGCTTCCGGTGTGTTTTTCAACGCTTCATGGTTAGAGCTTAAAGCTTTGATCTTATTGTTGAGATCAGCCACAAGAGTGCTTAGGCGAGTGTTTTCACGCTCTAAAAGAGATTTTTTTTGAGTGAGTGCAGCTACTTCGCTTTTGAAATTATTCGACATTTTCTGATAAAATTCAGCAGTCGTACTCGAGTTATCATTAGGCAAAGCGGGTGATTCTGTCGTTAAATTTTCAGACAAAATCCAGCCATTTACACCATCTAACGTAACCAAAGACCAACCAGAATAATGCATGGTTAATCGCTGCAATCGCTGATTCTTACCAATAGTCTTAATAATATTTTTATCATTAATAGCAACTCTGTCTGATCGAATAACACCTTGATCATTAACAACAAAAACCGTGGAGTTAGCTAACAGGCTAAAGCTTAATAACAACGAAAAAATAAAGAAAAAAACTCTATTCATATTTAAAACAAAAGTGGTCAATAAAAAATTAGATATAGTATAGCTGAAAACACGAAAAAACGAGAAAAAACGAGAAAAAACAAATAATTTGATTAAAAATCAATGAGTTATATTCAAATATAAAAACTACCAATATTTTAATGATTTAACATAAAGCCAAAGTCAACCATCACTTTTATAAAAACATCGCTTAAATCTAAAATTTAAGAGTAATTGTTAAAAAATAAGGAAATAACGGGTTTCTGATGTTTTTTACTTGATTTCTACCAAGCTAAACGATTTTTGGCGCGTGCGAATTTATTAGTTAGTCTATATTTTTGTTTTGGACTCTTTGGCTTTTCTGGAATGGTGCGCTCAAAAAAATGACATACTAACAAAGGATTTAAAATATCATTCTTAAAACGGGTTTTATGAGTGCGCTTTAAGATTTTCATCAGTTCATCAGCACTACTTTCTAGCTGGCAATTTCTTAACACTTGAACTTGGTCCGGGCTTATTTCTTCGATC contains:
- the mnmH gene encoding tRNA 2-selenouridine(34) synthase MnmH, yielding MPKSLTQIEDFYSLVVNNTPMFDTRAPIEFAQGAFPHTHSLPLMSDKERELVGTCYKNKGQDKAIELGHDLVQGQSKQAKIDAWVDFIQKHPNGALYCFRGGLRSQITQQWIYKASGVDYPRLKGGYKALRRYLIDETERIMAHITPIVIGGQTGCGKTLLLDHIQQMIDLEGLANHRGSAFGNTTTAQPTQIAFENELAIELIKKQNHTHLVFEDEGANVGTVHIPDCIKNKTSQADLILLNATTDERIQVSMDAYVTNMYQNFMHQDQQNGFNNFANYWLKSLEKIQKRLGLERYKIMKNQVESALTMHQNTNTFEGFLPVVESLLVDYYDPMYNYQIQKKLDRVAFKGSASEVIEYLYSLSIS
- a CDS encoding 2Fe-2S iron-sulfur cluster-binding protein; translation: MKKSAIYQVKLQDKEKYFECSDSDSILEGGLRHGLAMHYECSNGTCGACKAKLVKGDIKKIKHHDYALSADELDNQEFLMCCHAPSSELELEVDLIGDVRSIPVQEIQIKIKNIRFINDEMAIVSVRTPRSKTLQFMAGQDVELSFKGVVSRYPIASCPCHGMDLEFHIRNLKDNEFSQLIFSKQIKDKDKLDLTGPKGVFVLKEASTKPMVFIAWDGGFAPIGSLVEHTFSLEMPNPVYFYWAYPATDPVPYFDNHAKSWHAVMDEYHYQTIACEFDRSNKNDCHKIAKQIYDSLDHDIVNQSEVYISAPGEVLIYLGEFLLENGLNEAQLIASPI
- the hemH gene encoding ferrochelatase gives rise to the protein MKTGILLTNLGTPDEPTKPALKRYLSEFLSDPRVVDPPNKFIWWLALNLVILNIRPKKSALNYAKIWDSFGTGSPLLNITQSQLKGVQEYLSKKCSDLEFEMGMRYGNPSIASALNKLKARGCSKIIVLPLYPQYSKTTTLSTLDAINLELKTWSSKPEIVFIEHYYQNKAYLQALSSSIKEYQDEHGVPDKLLISFHGIPQRYVDNGDVYYQHCMQTADLLAKSLNLQEGEWQASFQSIFGREEWTKPYTKDTLESLAQSGVKNVQVVCPGFSADCLETLEEIDDENRGYFMKAGGQKFGYISALNARQDHIEAIISVVSPHL
- a CDS encoding Fic family protein, which codes for MAWFGKNKESKKEQDSSNEKDFSEELKFNNSISNSAEQQGFNFQENIDTTVVLDISCTKKGLRCKIEEISPDQVQVLRNCQLESSADELMKILKRTHKTRFKNDILNPLLVCHFFERTIPEKPKSPKQKYRLTNKFARAKNRLAW
- a CDS encoding thioredoxin family protein is translated as MAALEVDIDNFDTLVLGESHHRLVVLDISAQWCGPCNILEPIINSVSLEYDEKQFLLTKIEAEDENMKIAGRYGVRGFPTVIAFINGQEVDRFHSAQTANFVREFIDDNLDKNS
- the nrdA gene encoding class 1a ribonucleoside-diphosphate reductase subunit alpha, whose amino-acid sequence is MNQNIKVTKRNGQQELIDMEKIHRVVHWASQDLKGVSVSQVEINAQLAFFDGIKTEDIHETIIKSAADLISTEVPDYQYLAARLAIFHLRKKAFKSFTPPTLFSHIKKFTDLGIYDQDILNKYTQSEIEELDEYTDHWRDMKFSYAAVKQLEGKYLVQNRVTGDIYESPQQLYMLVGMCLFQEYEAQARMSIVKRFYDGVSNFKISLPTPIMAGVRTPTRQFSSCVLIEADDDLDSISAAAGAIVKYVSQRAGIGVNAGRIRAIGSPIRNGEATHTGCIPFYKHFHTAVKSCSQGGVRGGAATLFYPLWHLEVESLLVLKNNTGTDENRIRHLDYGVQFNGLMYQRFLADGNITLFSPHDVPGLYDSFFEDQDEFKRLYEIYEQDDSIRKETVKARDLFSKFMQERANTGRIYLQNVDHCNTHGAFDPKVAPVRQSNLCMEITLPTKPLHSVQDENGEVALCTLSAVNLGALESLDELEDITDIIVRALDSLLDYQDYPLKAARIASMNRRTLGIGVTNLAYYLAKNNAKYSDGSGNELIHNAFEALQYYALKASNILAVEKGACPSFNETHYAQGIMPIDTYKKNVDSFCDCKLKLDWDQLRRDIVATGLRNSTLTALMPCESSSQISNSTNGIEPPRGFVSVKQSKDGILKQIVPDYETLKDKYELLWDIKDNEGYLQLCAIMQKFVDQSISTNTHYDPSQFEANRVPMKLFLMDLLKAYKYGIKTLYYHTTRDGGGDDMLEKEDDNACADGVCKL
- the selD gene encoding selenide, water dikinase SelD gives rise to the protein MPSNPNVKLTEYSHGQGCGCKISPKVLDTILASSLTEINDPNLLVGNASRDDAAVYDLGNGEAVISTTDFFMPIVDDPFTFGRIAATNAISDIYAMGGTPLMAIAIFGWPIDKLAPEVGRQVIEGGRSVCAAAGISLAGGHSIDAPEPIFGLAVTGKVSIKHLKENSKTQVGDKIYLTKPLGIGILTTAQKQKKITIEDETRAINTMCELNDIGAKLAKISGVNAITDVTGFGLGGHLVEVCQGSKVSAIIDYQKVPTLPNIQHYLANGCSPGGAQRNFDSYGQHLSSMSDEVQSIICDPQTSGGLLIMVNDEARSEFEQLMHSEGFTLEAIGEMIDLNQTTVQINA
- a CDS encoding 2Fe-2S iron-sulfur cluster-binding protein, translating into MFKIDVDNINGKTESLYVYGEQSILTELEEHNVLLNHSCRQGHCGSCVLLLLQGDVVHQDCLVPLSQGEILACQSKPITDIKIGSRN
- the nrdB gene encoding class Ia ribonucleoside-diphosphate reductase subunit beta — translated: MSYSIFSKKIVDTLTQPMFFGDTVNVARFDKQKFEMFEKLTEKQLSFFWRPEEIDVSKDKMDFAKLLPNEKHIFLSNLQYQILLDSVQGRSPNIAFLPIVSLPELENWIETWSFSETIHSRSYTHIIRAIVNEPGAVFDDIMKTEQIIERAESVSKHYDELIKCSQAYLLHGAGTHDLNGEQTTIDLKCLKRKLYLTIMSVNILEAVRFYVSFACSFAFAERKVMEGNAKIIKMIARDEALHLTGTQHIINIIRDGKDDPEMTIIAAECESEVIEMFKEACEQEKNWAEYLFREGSMIGLNAEILKQYLEYITNIRMSAIGLKPLFEERSNPLPWINHWLDSDNVQVAPQETEITSYLVSAIDNTLDEGDTDFGDFEL